The window AATCTAAATTTCTTTTTTGTCATCTAAGAGAAGAAAGTTTATACAAATACTTTTCAAATGGATGACTTTATTTTTATCTAAAGAAATGTcggatttaattttaaaaattaaagacactttttttaaataaataaaaaaaaaaaccaaaaacaaagTGGTCAATTTATGGTAATGGATGAACACAATGGAGAAAGGGAGAGAGTATAAAGGAGTTGAATAAAAGTAATCTTTACTACTCATGAATCTCATCCAAAAAGGTTCATTTATCTTTCTTTCCACttcataattaaatataatattattcttCTGTTGATGCAAGAGCATAACATCATGCACCATTTAATTATCCGATAAACAACAACTTTTCCCTAATTACACAGAAAAGTAGGGAAAGATCACTTTGCcaagaaaacatatatattattttcccAGAAATTATTGCAGCTGAAAAGTACTTCTATGTCCCCTTTTCCCTAAAAATTCCCACTTCTTCTTCATGCTTTCTATTCAACCCTTTACTTCAAATATTACCAGtcacatttattattacattctAGTTTGAGTCGATATTACTTTAATAAAAACTAGTTATTTTCGACCAAAATCAGTTTGTGAGGTAAAGAAATGATTCCTTGAATCTTCATTTCAAGTGCTGTGGGTTACACAAAAACTTCtataaaatgtttgatggtaTTACCTTTTACGATAAATGTTTTTTATTGACAAATGAAACATTACATCCgcaaaaatagaataaaatattGCAATTGAATTCTTATCTTTTTTCAGAAGACAAAAAAGAGAGATGATGTCACccccttttctttttaaattggtatttttaacgtggattttttttttcctactgGTGCATTGAATTACAAAGAGACGACGGTGGtgtaatttataatttcataaaaaaaattaatgatctAATGTTATCATCTATCTCGTTTCAGAGAGAGGAATGAGAGAGGGGGAAATGGTTGTGTGAAGGAGTCTCTCGTCTTTCCTTTTCGCGTTGAATTTCTTACACAGCTTTTTGGTCTCACACATTTAAAAGCGAACACATTAAACTCAGAGAGAACCAAATTGTACAAAATATATGTGTGTCTGTGTCtgctatatattttaattacaaaaagGTTTGCGAGATTCTTGAAATAAACCAAAACCAACCAATTCATCGTCCTGTAGACCAAGATTCACTCTTTGGGTTTCCATTTTCAGTTTCTGTAAAGTTTGTTTCTTGCCTTTGGATTTTGATGGGTTTGTCTCTTGTCGGTTGAAAGTCGGTTCAAGTTTGGATTTTCAAGATTCCGGGTTGGGAAGATCTGTGTTTAGATTCATCTTCAATCGTTGATTCTGATTAGGGAGAATAATATGAGAGCTGCTTTAAGCACAATTCAACAGACCCTTACATCAGATGCAGCAAACGTTCTCAACCTATCGATAGCGGAAGCCGCCCGCAGGAACCACGGTCAGACGACGCCGCTGCACGTGGCGGCCACCTTGTTGGCTTCCCCGACGGGTTTCTTGCGGCAGGCATGCATCCGTTCTCACCCCAATTCAAGCCACCCTCTTCAGTGCCGCGCGTTGGAGCTCTGCTTCAGCGTGGCTCTCGAACGACTCCCCACCGCCCAAAACGTGTCGGCTCAAGCGACGGAACCGCCGATATCGAACGCCCTCATGGCGGCGCTCAAGAGGGCTCAAGCCAATCAAAGGCGCGGCTGCCccgagcagcagcagcagccgcTTCTCGCCGTGAAAGTGGAGCTGGAGCAGCTGATTATATCCATACTCGATGATCCCAGTGTCAGCCGTGTGATGAGGGAGGCAAGCTTTTCAAGCCCAGCTGTAAAATCCACCATAGAACAATCGATGAATAGCTCCACCACGCGATCTAATCGTCAGCATCAAATTAATGCTAGTAATGTAAATTTTGGAGCTAACTTTGCTGGAATTGTACCGAGAATCCCTTCTAATCCAGGTCTATTATCATCTCCGGTGGGACATATTTCCGCTGTGCCGAATCGGAACTTGTACTTGAACCCGCGGCTGCAGCAGGGCGGTGCAGCGCAGGCATCGACTCAGAAGGGTGAAGAAGTGAAAAGGGTTTTGGAAATAATGGCAAGAACCAAGAAAAAGAACCCGGTTTTGGTGGGCGATACTGAACTTGAATCCGTCGTGAAGGAATTATTGAGAAAGATAGAAAATCAAGAACTGGGAAATGATGAGATTCTGAAAAATGCTCAGATAATCTCTATGGACAAAGATTTTTTATCTGATAAGAATCAGATACCAGTGAAGATTAAAGAATTAGGAGGCGTGATTGATAGCAAGATTGGGGCTGGAGGGGTGATTCTTGACTTGGGTAATTTGAAATGGCTTGTGGAGCAGCCTGCGAGTTCTGGTTTGTCGCAGCAACAGCAAATGATATCTGAAATTGGAAGGGCTGCCATAGCCGAAATGGCGAACTTATTGACCCGATTTGAAGGTGGAAGTAAGGATAATAGGCTTTGGTTGATTGGAACTGCAACATGTGAGACTTATTTGAGGTGTCAGGTTTATCATTCTACCATGGAAAATGATTTGGATCTGCAAGCAGTGCCGATTGCTTCGAAATCGCCTCTTCCTGGAATGTTTCCCAGGTATATTTTCCCACTAAATTGATTGGATTATGGTTCTGGGACACAGTTAGATAGACTTTATGCTCTGATTATTGAATTACTTATTATATATGAGGATTGAATTTTTGGTTTGTGTGTATTGATACGACGGTTTGATAGGGTTGAAACTTGGGTATGAATTTGTTGTTTGATTGTAGTTCATGTGACTGCAATCTTCTTGATGCGCTAAAAGAGAATTCTTGGTAACTAAATTGGGGTTCTTAAAAACTTTTATgcattaattatttgaatttgaaaggATGAGAATCATTATCAAATTATTCACTTTGCTAGTTTCGTGGGacattttaaattgttttgcTTTTTATGATGATCTTATTTTTATACGTGTTATAGACTTGGAACCGAGACGATTTCATGCAATCCGATTGAGTCTTTGAATCCTTTGAAGGCAACTCCAACTCCAACTCCAACTCCACTGCCTGCTTTAACAAGGCGTGTATCTGAGAACTTAGATACTACTCCACAAACTGCCTTTTGTTCTCTATGTTCCGAAAATTACGAAAAAGAGCTGGCTAAACTTGCTGCGATCAAGAAATCATTTTCCGAGGCTAAGCAAGACGCCACAAAGACATCTTTGCCACAATGGCTGCGAAACGTTGAACTTGATAGTAGTGATGctaaaacaactgatcagtcaCTGGTATGTTTccgttttgaattttaaaagttGGGGAAAGAGATGAATTTAATCAAAGGGTGCTTATGTTACTTTTTTGGTTTACAGGGGAAGGGACAAGGGTCGCATTCAAAGCATAAGACTCAAGAACTTCAGAAGAAATGGAAGGATGCTTGCTTGAATCTTCATCCAAACTTTCATCAGAATAAACGTTCAGAAAAACTTGCTATGCCTACTCTCTCAATGACGAGTTTCTTGAATCCGAACTTGCTCTCACGTCCATCATTCCAGCCGAAATTGCAGACTATGAAACCCATCGGGGAAACTTTTCAGCTCAACACAACTCCGGTAGCGATCCAACAACTTGCAGAACGTGAGAATAGCCGTCCAGGAAGTCCAGTGCAGACAGAGCTTGTTCTTGGAAGAAAAAAAACTGATAGTGAACTCGAAGAAGCTCCTGAAAATGAGGCAAAAGATTTTCTCAGTTGCATCTCTTCTGAACCGCATACTAAGTTGTTCGATAAGTTCGCCGATAAATTGGACGCTGATACATACAAAAAACTCCTAAAGGGCCTAATGGAGAGAGCATGGTGGCAAGCAGAAGCAGCCTCGTCTATTGCTTCAGCAATTACACGTTGCAGATTAGGCAATGGAAAGCGTCGGGGTGGTGGATCGAGGGGTGATATTTGGTTATTATTCACAGGACCGGACCGAGTTGGTAAGAACAAGATGGCTTCTGTTTTGGCTGACCAGATATGTGGTGCCAATCCAATATCAATATGTCTGGGCACGAGAAGGAACGATGGAGATTTGGATATGAAATTCCGCGGGAGAACAGCGATTGATCGCATTACAGAGGCCATTAGAAGGGATCCTGTTTCGGTGATTTTGCTCGAGGATATCGATGAAGCAGATATGTTGGTTCGTGGGAGCATAAAACGTGCGATCGAGAGAGGCAGGCTCATTGATTCTCATGGTCGTGAAGTCAGTCTTGGAAATGCCATATTTGTTCTTACGGGAGATTGGTCGACACCTGATCCCGAATTGTTGAGAAATGGACATTTTGTAGATGAAACGAAGCTTGCCTCCACAGCAAGTGGAAACTGGCAGTTGGGACTGGTTTTAAGAGATAAAAGTTCGAAAAGACGAGCAAATTGGTTGCACGAAGAACATGGATCGGTGAAATCGAGGAAAGAAATGGGATCTGGCCTCTCTCTCGACCTAAATCTTGCGGCATCCAATGATCATGATGATTATAGAACAGATGGATCTAACAATTCGAGCGATCTCACGATACACCAGGAGGACGATCGTGGCCTCGCAAACCGGCCATTCTCTATTTCATCCGTGCCTCAGGAACTAGTCAATATTGTTGATGATACCATATTATTCAAGCCAGTTGAGTCAACTTTTGTCACTCAGGAGATCAAGAAAACAATGTCCATTAAATTTGCCATGACTGTTGATGACAAATTGTCTTTAGAAGTCGAAGATGATGTTGTGGAAAAGATATTAGGTGGGCTATGGCATGACCGGACAAGTCTCGAAAAATGGATTGAAAATGTTTTGGCACCGAGCTTCGATCAACTGAAGGCACGTCTCCCATTCGGCGACATGAGTAGCTTGGTTGCTCGTCTGGTGATCGAGTCGGATTCGATTGACCAAGGCAAGAGCAAGACTAATGGAGATTGGCTGCCTAGTATCATCATAGTATAAGCAGTATGAAGTTGAAACTTTTTGGGGGTACAAATCATATTTATGATTTCTTTTAG of the Primulina huaijiensis isolate GDHJ02 chromosome 1, ASM1229523v2, whole genome shotgun sequence genome contains:
- the LOC140982590 gene encoding protein SUPPRESSOR OF MAX2 1A-like, which encodes MRAALSTIQQTLTSDAANVLNLSIAEAARRNHGQTTPLHVAATLLASPTGFLRQACIRSHPNSSHPLQCRALELCFSVALERLPTAQNVSAQATEPPISNALMAALKRAQANQRRGCPEQQQQPLLAVKVELEQLIISILDDPSVSRVMREASFSSPAVKSTIEQSMNSSTTRSNRQHQINASNVNFGANFAGIVPRIPSNPGLLSSPVGHISAVPNRNLYLNPRLQQGGAAQASTQKGEEVKRVLEIMARTKKKNPVLVGDTELESVVKELLRKIENQELGNDEILKNAQIISMDKDFLSDKNQIPVKIKELGGVIDSKIGAGGVILDLGNLKWLVEQPASSGLSQQQQMISEIGRAAIAEMANLLTRFEGGSKDNRLWLIGTATCETYLRCQVYHSTMENDLDLQAVPIASKSPLPGMFPRLGTETISCNPIESLNPLKATPTPTPTPLPALTRRVSENLDTTPQTAFCSLCSENYEKELAKLAAIKKSFSEAKQDATKTSLPQWLRNVELDSSDAKTTDQSLGKGQGSHSKHKTQELQKKWKDACLNLHPNFHQNKRSEKLAMPTLSMTSFLNPNLLSRPSFQPKLQTMKPIGETFQLNTTPVAIQQLAERENSRPGSPVQTELVLGRKKTDSELEEAPENEAKDFLSCISSEPHTKLFDKFADKLDADTYKKLLKGLMERAWWQAEAASSIASAITRCRLGNGKRRGGGSRGDIWLLFTGPDRVGKNKMASVLADQICGANPISICLGTRRNDGDLDMKFRGRTAIDRITEAIRRDPVSVILLEDIDEADMLVRGSIKRAIERGRLIDSHGREVSLGNAIFVLTGDWSTPDPELLRNGHFVDETKLASTASGNWQLGLVLRDKSSKRRANWLHEEHGSVKSRKEMGSGLSLDLNLAASNDHDDYRTDGSNNSSDLTIHQEDDRGLANRPFSISSVPQELVNIVDDTILFKPVESTFVTQEIKKTMSIKFAMTVDDKLSLEVEDDVVEKILGGLWHDRTSLEKWIENVLAPSFDQLKARLPFGDMSSLVARLVIESDSIDQGKSKTNGDWLPSIIIV